In Aspergillus nidulans FGSC A4 chromosome II, the genomic stretch ATTAGATTGTAAGCTCTTCGTCACAGTATGACCTTTTCCGAGAAGCATATGCCTGCGAGAGAGATTGCGGAATGCTAATGGTTGAGTTTGAGCCCTGACGGTTATGTCTAGCCATCTATCGCTCCATACTATTCCAACTCAAGGTCTCTGCCCAATCCCCCGCTTCGCACTTTAAATCGAGATACCCCTGTGGTCAAAGAAATCGACTCCTACTGAATAATTCGCGTGCGGTCGATAGTATCGCCCGCCAGGGAATAGCATGTCAGCATAATAATATGAAGGTGGCAGTTGCCAGTCCATTATATCGGGTCAATCCATATTGATTCATTGTTCTATATTCGCTCATTTGTCCGAATACGATAGCCAACCACTCTCATCATATACCGTCTCGCGACTATTGGGCTACGCCACAAACTACTAATATGTGCGGAAACGCTCATAGACGAATATCAGTGGATGACATCGATCGCTTTGCCGGCGATATTGAATTTGATCACTCTTGAGTCAGTCATATTGGATGGCTGGTACCACTTGAACATTGGAGGGTGATGCTGTTGTTTCGCAAAGGACAACGGCATACCACTTGCATGCGTAGTGGTGGTCCATAGCGAAGTTGGAAAATATGAGCACGAGCCTCACGTATAGCATAACATACAGGATCCATGCATTCCAAGTACATACAACCATAAGGTGTGGAAAGCatggcttcccgtccgctcagaTGAAGTTAAGCCATCATTATCAACGCGAATAAAAGTGCAACAAGCCCTGagtgtgctgctgcttttaGAAGTGGGCGGCACAAATCTAGGGTGAGTGCAGGTGAGTTAGTATGAGCAAGGTGGTGAATCACCCACTTGAGCGAATGGCGGGTGGGTAGTGTGTGACTAAAGTTTAGAGCACTGCTATAATCCCTCCAGGATTAAGAAAAATAGCAAGAGTTTCTCTGACTTTTGTCTGATATTCTGCTCTATATTTATGGAGCGTCAGGCTAGACCTAatcaccagcatcagccgttaataatataaaagaatgaaagTCTGATTCTTCCAACCTAGCTCTATACAGCGGTTTAGATACataagaaataaaaaataagAAGCATCCTAGTATAATATGacagttggaagagaaataGCTTCTGGTGGAAATAGCAGAATTCTCTGCATAAGTAAGCATCGGCAAGCGGGAACTTGCATTGACGAAGCGAAAATTGGGaagttccatatatgacaAGCTGTCACATACGATTAACATCAGTTCCCTATGTTACCTGCATGATCCCATCCACCAACAGCAGAAGCTTCAGCACTGAACAGTCTTCTTTcaccttttcttctttcttatTATAGCTCCTACGACTGCAACTGATCCGGCCGCTCACAAGCCCTATGCAGCGCGCCGCGTCCAGCGCTGTAGCTTGTCTCTGGTATCAACCAACGCAACCCGCTATTTATTTCGCGACCTTTCTGTATCCTGAACCCAATCTGGAGTACTATgtacagcttctccagcggaGGCATTAACGTGAGCTCCCTTCTACAAGAGTAGCTTAACAATCTTCTCAAGGCCGTTTCAGTAGCACATCTCAGCGCGTCTCCATCAGAAGCGTTTGCATTGGCTCCATGTTCTAGCAAGAGCTGGACAATCCTTTCATGGCCCCGTgctgcagcaaccgcagAGAATATCCATGAAATACATTAACATCCGCTCCATGCTCCAACAAGAGCTGGACGATCTTCGCATGGCCATGTGCTGCAGCACTCCGCAGAGCAACTCCATTGGAAGCATTGACATCAgccctcttctccagcagtAGCTTGGCGACTTTCTCATGGCCCCCTTCAGATTCCACCCGCAAAACTTCGTTATGAAGCAAGTTGATATTCATGGCTGGGGATAACAAAAGTTCGCAAACAAGTTCGTTCCTTCCTTGTTTCAATGCTTTTGATAGAAGGGTTCTTTTGTCCCCCAACATAAACTCTGTCTTAAGACCTATATTCCGTATAATGTCCCCAAAGACATCGGCAGCTGGCAGCGCGTAGGTTACGCCAAGATCATCAAATCTAGCCACAATAATTGCAACTATTGAGAAGTCAGCAGGATCGACAGCCCAGGAACCTGAGTCACTAGGATCTTGTTTAGTCAGCTTGCGATCTCTACAATGGTCTTGTGGGATAGCTTACACAACACCATGTCCAAGCTCCGAACATCCACTATCTCCTGATTTCCCAAGCAAGTGCCAGATATACATGGTGAAGATCGAATCTCGACGGCTCCGTGTGTCCCAGTGGCTGCCCACAGTGGACACTTTGGGGATGAAATGGGCATCCTCCAAGGAATCAAGCCACCGCCAGGAGTATATATCTGGTTTGGTCCGGGTGTAAAATTGTCCGTTGTCTTAAGCAATACCCAATCAAGCCTTCTCGATAAAAACGTGTCGTCGGGAATGTTACCCAGACAAATGTGCTGGTCTTAATATATAGGGCGCATTGTCAAATTTCCGATAATTATCACCAGTGCTTCCAGCTTCGAAAGACAACCTTTGGTGAACACTGTCGTGCCTATTACCGTCATCAAGTTCCTCATCCACGCTGCAGAAAGGGATGGCTCGCTGTCAAGTAGTAATAATATTCACCAATGCTGATAACTCCGTTACCCTTACCCCTGTTCTTACTTCTATTCTTATATCATTCTATTTTATTCTTATCTCTTTATTTTTATCTAATGTTTATATTTTTTGATTCCAATCTAATTACATCTCACGGTAGTCAACCGGACCATACATTCGATTTCAATCAATCAGAAGCCAGATTGTGTCAATTAAATAATGCCTGCGGACGCGTATGTGAGGCTTGGAGAATGTATTTACAACTCGTACGGGTTGAGAGAATGAGTGCATTAGTGTCGCACGAGAGGAGAATATCTCCGTAGATTTGGTCCCTTTGCGCGTTCTAAGTCTTATCTGTGCCTAGGGTGGCTATATTTATTACGAACTCCTACGCTGCCTCAGAAGTTTCACTATAGACGGGAAATCTCGTCCCTTACCAGCTCAAAGGGAACAGTCACATAATATTCCCCGTTGGGTCAGGCCTATTTTCTCCTCAAGAAGGGTTAGCCctttggctgagtgggaagcCCAATTCAGACAATGGTGGTGCAAGGTTCACAGTTCATTTTGGTTCAGGAATTTGCCAACAAGCGATATGCATGCCAAACCCAGAGTCAAGATGAACGCTCACAAGCGACACATCCTTCAAACGCCACTGTGTTTATCTGTCGGCAAAGAGCCTCAGCAGTCTAGTTCTGCAGGCGTGCCGCGACAGATCTGTGCGGCTTTGATATAGCAAAGATCCCCGTAAAACGACTGACACAGCGGACCTCTTGCTAGCTAACATCTGTGAGGACCAAAATAGATCAAGGGTTTTGTTCTAACCCAAATGCGCTCGCCAGAAGCCTCGGTGGTTCAGTAAGCAATAAATGCGAAATAAAATatcttttccagctgcgaATGCTGACAGCGCtatataaataaaataatTATCAGTTAAGCGGTCGTGAAGGATTGCTGCTCTGGCATGCGCTAATGCATGCGTTGAAATCTATCACACCAGCGGTTTCTTCGACAAGTGTCCTAGCCTTCAGATTAcccttcttctgcctccaaGCTCGGTAATATCACCCAATCATGTGAGTGTAGAGTATGGGATATAGCGCCCGACGCTGCAACCTTAACAGCGGTCATCTTTCCCTGAACATGCTGAGCTCTGGTTCGCCAGACCCAGATACTCGACAGGGCAATAACGGTATTGACCCGTTATGGGATCCTCGCATGGCAAATCCAGTGTTGCCCTAATTTCACTATCAGTTCGTCAATTTGTCACGGTCCGGATCTGCCCCAGTTCGTCTGGCGGCTGACGGCGCTTGACAACGGTGTAATTGATGCCACGCCTCGCTAAGCATGTTAATCCGAACCTGAGAACGAGCTTGGCTGCTTCCTCCCCGGTGTTCATTCTCATAGGGGCTGCAAACTACAGAGCTAGCATAGGTGCTCATTTGGTCTCCAGACCGTGAGACTTTAaggccagctcttccccTGGCCACTTTCACAAGTCGAAATGTAGCACGGATACGGGGATCGGCAAATGGGATCCGGTGAGGCTGAGCAACAATCAGCTGCATAAATACGAGTTATGCCCCCCCCAGCTCCAGGATCTCATGCCGCACGGTGCTGGCCTCGCGATTCTCAATGGCCACGGCACTCCAGTTTGAAGGGCTTCCAGACGGGCTCGATCCGGGGTTTCAGAGTGTTGTGAATTGTAAATGCAGCCAGAGAAGGAGCCCGAAGCTCGCGCTGACTAAAGTCTGTAGTTGAGCCTCCTAGATCGAGCGACGGCACCGACTATGCGTCTCGAGATCATACAGACGACCAGCAGCGGCATGCGCCGTATGTTTCGTTCGGCGATGGAACTGTAACGGCAACGAGCGGCGCATTCGGGTCCATTCTCCGCGTCAGCCAGTACCTTGATCGACCAGATTTGATCTCGAGAATGCTTGTATTAGACTATCCGCATGCGCCGCCTCCCTTCTGCATCGTTGCTCGCGCCGATGACTTGATGAGCCAGGCGCAATCCCATCGAAACGGGTTCGGCTTGCGAATCTCGCAGGTTGGCGGCGACAATGTCACCGAGGACCAGACGGCACCCGTAATGACATATCTGGGAGATCGCTGGCCGCGCATTCGATATAGCATCGGCTATGGAATCAACGTCAGGGTCGATCTGGTGTGCCATGGCCATATGGTACTGCAGCGGATGTGCATCACGAACGAAAGCGCGATCAAGGAGACGCTATATCTGGAGTTTGACCCGTGTTTCCTTTTGCGAGATCTGGATTACACAACCCCCAAGCACGTGCCCAGTGATTCCAAGGAAGAGACCTGTGATTGCAAGGACGACGTGCCCAGTGATTGCTATCGAGGCCCGCACGGCCGCAGCCTGATTAAGATGGAACGGCTGTCGTCGACTAGCCGTGGCAAACAATTGTCTGTGATCGTCGGCCTTTGGAAAGATGGGGTTTcccaggagctgaaagacGCTTCTGTATTGTCTATTAAACACGACATGAAATATCGAGCGTCAATAGAATATGTGGCCGTCTTCAAGATACAGAATCAGAGTCACGATGGGACCTTTGCATGGAAGGATTTTGTCATTGCAGGTGCTGAAGTAAACAGATGTCTTCGAGAGTTGCCGGTGGAATCTGTCAGCTGGGAATGGCCACGGGCAGAGCAAAAGCACACGCGCTGGTCTCTCCGTCGTAACCTCGAGCATATATTGGGAACTTGCAGTGTCTACCTACCAACCAAGAACCTGGAGCATGGTTTGACGCCAGCTGAGGGACAGGCTCGGCCGAACACCGGGGTAGATGAGGGACGACCCCAAGTGTCTGTGTCCGTTGAGAATAATGACGCCCCTCAGATCATCCTAGAAACGCCGGAAGGGGACAGTTACGTTATCCAAGAGCCAGACCCAACCAGGttcgagctgctgaagatcaATGAGCCGCGGAAGATCAACGAGCAACAGAGCGCCCCTAGCCCTCGGATAACGGAGGAAATAAGCCCTGAAACCGGCTCGTTTTCCAGCGCTATCAGTCTGACATGCGGTGACTTTGGAGACCATCGAGTGTGCATATCTGGAAGCTAGTAAGTAGagtggctctgctgctgtgtATGATCGTACTAAACAGTTGAGGTCAGCTTCGCATTCATGTTCATGCTCAAGATGTACCAACATGCACGACATAGCACTCTGCAGAAATCACAGAGCTCTGAATGGGTACGCACCCAAAATTCCATGAGACGTATCCACGAGACATGCAAGGGCCACCTTCTGTGGCTATCGCGACTTGCCAACAAAGACCTCTTTTCTACCAACCTCTGGGTCGATGGAACTAGCATCCCTAGCAGCTCAGACACATCCCTGCCGCCGGACAGTCCTCCGAATGTGCCTTATCACATCCTTAAGGTAACAGAGTATCTGAGAATATTTGACACACGCGAGGAATTGATATTTGTTTGTTGTTGGCTACCTAGGTTGATCAAGGAATGGGTATATCACCTGCGTGCTACCAAAAATCGACTCTCGCCGACCTGGGAGCACCTGCAGAATATATCCGACATCCCGATATACCGTCTTAGTGATCAAGTCTGGATTTGGAAAGCTCTGCATGATGTTCAGCAGCTGATTCAAAAAGTgcaagaggaaaagaggaagatccTGTTGGAGACAAGGACTACGCAGACAGTTCGAATGACAGTTGGCGCAGGCCAGGCTTCATCCACTCGCGCACTTGACGACTTCTTGCGCGAGGTGGGCCCTTTGTTTCCCAGTCTGAGAATGCGCAGACCACTCTCAACACACTCACTGGACTTCACAGTGGAGGACATAAGAAAGCAGAACATCCGACGCTTCACTCTTGAAAACGACgtgctgaagaagcggatGTTGAGTGTGACCCGTTCTGCTCGAGAAACGCGCTTTCTCTTTCATTCCCGGGACACAGTCTTATACTACGGTAAATCCTGGGGGTTCCTGAAGAAGGATCAAATGGATATATTTGAGCAGCTGGTGAAGGCACAGATTCATcatgacgaggaaggcgTCGATGAAGCTCGATGGGACAACTCGTTGCGCTACGCTCTGGCACTTCTCATGGCCCAGTCCAAGCACCAGCTTGATCGTGATTTCGAACCAGACGAGATGGTTTCCCATGCCATGGCCGTGCTTTGCAACTCCTGCTCTGAGAGCGGCCTCTATCCTGGCCAGCTAGAGCCGTCCACAAAGGAGCCCCTTTCCTGACCGAGAGCTCTATCGCGACTTTTACTTTCATTGCGGGTTCGAAATACcatatatattgcttgtgGTCTCTGAAGAATCGCGCCGCAACGAAGCTCTTCGCAATCCTGATTCAAGCGACTCTGCGGTCGAAGGACCTGAAGGATCTGCTAGTCAGAGGTCCGCTATACCGCAGACCAAGAAGTCCACTGAAATCCCAGCAAAAGTTCTAGAGAAAGCCGTAATCTCCCATGAAAAGAGCGAGTCTGGCACCCGCTCCGAGCACCTTGCAGTCATGGTTCAAAGGAGCCTCAAACGACAAAATCCTCACGGCCGTTTGGTTGATGCTAGTAACATTGTCGAAGTGCCAGAGGAGTGGCTGTATAAGTACCCCGATTTCCTCGACTATGAGCCACCCGGAAAAtctgatatcgagaagaTAATCAGAGAAGCACAGCTGTTATCGGGAAATATAAAGAACACTCCTAGTGATATTGTTCGACAAATGAAGGATGATGCGGAGAATTCCAGTCGGTACAGTTATATTGTGGATGTTCGAAAAAGTAGGAAGCAGCACAAGCGGGGCAGGTTGGCCAAGTTTGAAATGTACAGATTTTGGAGCTTCCATGCCTTGTGGAAATATCTTAGGCAACCGCGTTACGCATTCTCTGCGAAGAAAAGGTTCATCTATCTGAAGTCGATCGATCCAGTTCGAGCCGTGATCTGCTACGCCGCATCTCCCGAGTCCGAAAGAATGAGCCTTGCCCAGTTCTTCGACCGCCACGGGAAGTCAAAGCCCTATCTACACGACGATACGATGGTTGCGCTCAACCTGTGGGTCACCGAGGTTTATTTTCAGTACTTTTATAAACTGAATCATGATCAGAAGCCGCCTGGTCAATCTGGACTAAAGTGGGCAATGTTCGAACAACTCAAGTCCTCAGGTTGTCCGTTTTACCTGGTCACTGCCTTCACTGGCTTCCGCATCGTTGGCGACTTCTTTGACCGATACTGGACGTGCCACTATGTTGACGGTGATATTGACGGCGACACAGACTCTATCAACGATGACCCCTCTCACTGGCAACAGAGAAGAGTGCTCGAGCTGATCCTGCTCAGCCGCGCACTGGAAAAAGTCTGCATGAACACGGAAGAGATCCTCGAAGAGGTCGAGAGAGAGCCCAGAGAGAATCAGTACTCGCCTCTCGACGATCAATATGACAGTTTTGAAGACAGGAGCCCCGAAAACCTTCGAGAATGCGAGAGgatcctgctcctcctgAAAAGGAACATGATCAGTCTGCGGGAAGTCATCGACCAGTGGGATATGCGTGA encodes the following:
- a CDS encoding uncharacterized protein (transcript_id=CADANIAT00004700); the encoded protein is MATALQFEGLPDGLDPGFQSVVNFEPPRSSDGTDYASRDHTDDQQRHAPYVSFGDGTVTATSGAFGSILRVSQYLDRPDLISRMLVLDYPHAPPPFCIVARADDLMSQAQSHRNGFGLRISQVGGDNVTEDQTAPVMTYLGDRWPRIRYSIGYGINVRVDLVCHGHMVLQRMCITNESAIKETLYLEFDPCFLLRDLDYTTPKHVPSDSKEETCDCKDDVPSDCYRGPHGRSLIKMERLSSTSRGKQLSVIVGLWKDGVSQELKDASVLSIKHDMKYRASIEYVAVFKIQNQSHDGTFAWKDFVIAGAEVNRCLRELPVESVSWEWPRAEQKHTRWSLRRNLEHILGTCSVYLPTKNLEHGLTPAEGQARPNTGVDEGRPQVSVSVENNDAPQIILETPEGDSYVIQEPDPTRFELLKINEPRKINEQQSAPSPRITEEISPETGSFSSAISLTCGDFGDHRVCISGSYFAFMFMLKMYQHARHSTLQKSQSSEWVRTQNSMRRIHETCKGHLLWLSRLANKDLFSTNLWVDGTSIPSSSDTSLPPDSPPNVPYHILKEWVYHLRATKNRLSPTWEHLQNISDIPIYRLSDQVWIWKALHDVQQLIQKVQEEKRKILLETRTTQTVRMTVGAGQASSTRALDDFLREVGPLFPSLRMRRPLSTHSLDFTVEDIRKQNIRRFTLENDVLKKRMLSVTRSARETRFLFHSRDTVLYYGKSWGFLKKDQMDIFEQLVKAQIHHDEEGVDEARWDNSLRYALALLMAQSKHQLDQSRRNEALRNPDSSDSAVEGPEGSASQRSAIPQTKKSTEIPAKVLEKAVISHEKSESGTRSEHLAVMVQRSLKRQNPHGRLVDASNIVEVPEEWLYKYPDFLDYEPPGKSDIEKIIREAQLLSGNIKNTPSDIVRQMKDDAENSSRYSYIVDVRKSRKQHKRGRLAKFEMYRFWSFHALWKYLRQPRYAFSAKKRFIYLKSIDPVRAVICYAASPESERMSLAQFFDRHGKSKPYLHDDTMVALNLWVTEVYFQYFYKLNHDQKPPGQSGLKWAMFEQLKSSGCPFYLVTAFTGFRIVGDFFDRYWTCHYVDGDIDGDTDSINDDPSHWQQRRVLELILLSRALEKVCMNTEEILEEVEREPRENQYSPLDDQYDSFEDRSPENLRECERILLLLKRNMISLREVIDQWDMRESSQGRERPRWTRRDEQKYRKSVKQKRAQLEGHVRDVRTKEIHIEFLLGRVTSAQEAIRSKKSLREAENITLFTYVTVFFLPTGLAVSIFSMGDVPSGTVVGRMVITAVVALVITVSILYGVLHRFQFLGRFWKSEKPTLGRKKATGTVKKPDDAPGRPLVQDSVSTKWSPKGWLVSLRRLDTRSLNDDPASKHV
- a CDS encoding ankyrin repeat domain-containing protein (transcript_id=CADANIAT00004699) — encoded protein: MYIWHLLGKSGDSGCSELGHGVVDSGSWAVDPADFSIVAIIVARFDDLGVTYALPAADVFGDIIRNIGLKTEFMLGDKRTLLSKALKQGRNELVCELLLSPAMNINLLHNEVLRVESEGGHEKVAKLLLEKRADVNASNGVALRSAAAHGHAKIVQLLLEHGADVNVFHGYSLRLLQHGAMKGLSSSC